Proteins found in one Streptomyces sp. NBC_00461 genomic segment:
- the ftsH gene encoding ATP-dependent zinc metalloprotease FtsH — protein sequence MTNPAPPRKSPDQPWRTEGTPEEPQKPSPGGRKMRGGWWSLILTALVVYLIANLVLSFFNEGDEPTISYTEFSKQVDAGNVSKIYSKGDAIQGQLKKERERPGGGGKYTKFNTQRPSFADDQLWEDLTKHDVTVTAEPVVQHRSFLANLLISLAPMLLLVVLWIFIARRMSAGLGGAGGMLGRKAPPKPVELEPGQPRTTFEDVAGIDEVEGELNDVVDFLKNPDAYRRMGAKMPRGVLLAGPPGTGKTLLARAVAGEAGVPFFSASASEFIEMIVGVGASRVRELFAEARKVAPSIIFIDEIDTIGRARAGGSGMGGHDEREQTLNQILTEMDGFSGSEGVIVIAATNRADVLDPALTRPGRFDRVVMVSPPDRGGREAILAIHTREIPLAKDVDLGQVARTTPGMTGAELANLANEAALLAVKRKQERVTQSDLSEALEKVQLGAERPLVMPEEERRRTAYHESGHALLGMLQPGADPVRKITIVPRGRALGVTLSTPESDKYAYTEEYLRGRIIGALGGMAAEQVVYGVVTTGAENDLEQVTNIARGMVARWGMSERVGRLSALPGDAQQAYGLSAAPQTLDVIEHEMRRIVDECYEEACRKLRDHRPQLDALARALLANETLEEADAYRVAGITRAAREPGA from the coding sequence ATGACCAACCCCGCCCCGCCGCGCAAGTCGCCCGACCAGCCCTGGCGTACCGAGGGCACTCCCGAGGAGCCGCAGAAGCCGTCCCCGGGTGGTCGGAAGATGCGCGGCGGCTGGTGGAGCCTGATCCTGACCGCGCTGGTCGTGTATCTGATCGCCAACCTGGTGCTGTCGTTCTTCAACGAGGGTGACGAACCGACGATCTCGTACACCGAGTTCAGCAAGCAGGTCGACGCCGGGAACGTCAGCAAGATCTACTCCAAGGGCGACGCGATCCAGGGCCAGCTCAAGAAGGAGCGGGAACGGCCCGGCGGAGGCGGCAAGTACACCAAGTTCAACACCCAGCGCCCGTCGTTCGCCGACGACCAGCTCTGGGAGGACCTGACCAAGCACGACGTCACCGTCACGGCAGAGCCCGTCGTCCAGCACCGTAGTTTTCTGGCCAATCTGCTGATCTCGTTGGCGCCGATGCTGCTTCTGGTCGTGCTGTGGATCTTCATCGCGCGGCGGATGAGCGCGGGATTGGGCGGCGCGGGCGGCATGCTCGGCCGCAAGGCGCCGCCCAAGCCGGTCGAGCTGGAGCCGGGCCAGCCGCGCACGACGTTCGAGGACGTGGCCGGCATCGACGAGGTCGAGGGCGAACTCAACGACGTCGTCGACTTCCTGAAGAACCCCGACGCCTACCGCAGGATGGGCGCGAAGATGCCGCGGGGCGTACTGCTCGCGGGCCCACCCGGCACGGGCAAGACGCTCCTCGCGCGCGCCGTCGCCGGCGAGGCGGGCGTGCCCTTCTTCTCCGCGTCCGCTTCCGAGTTCATCGAGATGATCGTCGGCGTGGGCGCCTCACGCGTGCGTGAGCTGTTCGCGGAGGCACGCAAGGTGGCCCCGTCGATCATCTTCATCGACGAGATCGACACCATCGGCCGGGCCCGCGCCGGCGGCTCCGGCATGGGCGGTCACGACGAGCGCGAGCAGACGCTGAACCAGATCCTGACCGAGATGGACGGCTTCTCGGGCTCGGAGGGCGTCATCGTCATCGCGGCCACCAACCGCGCGGACGTCCTGGACCCGGCCCTGACCCGCCCCGGCCGCTTCGACCGGGTGGTCATGGTCTCGCCCCCGGACCGCGGCGGCCGCGAGGCCATCCTGGCGATCCACACCCGCGAGATCCCGCTCGCGAAGGACGTCGACCTCGGCCAAGTGGCCCGTACGACCCCGGGCATGACCGGCGCGGAACTGGCCAACCTCGCCAACGAGGCGGCCCTGCTCGCCGTCAAGCGCAAGCAGGAGCGGGTGACGCAGAGCGACCTCTCCGAGGCCCTGGAGAAGGTCCAACTCGGCGCCGAACGGCCGCTGGTGATGCCCGAGGAGGAGCGCCGGCGCACCGCGTACCACGAGAGCGGACACGCCCTGCTCGGCATGCTCCAGCCCGGCGCCGACCCCGTCCGCAAGATCACCATCGTCCCGCGCGGCCGCGCCCTCGGCGTCACGCTCTCCACACCGGAGTCCGACAAGTACGCGTACACCGAGGAGTACCTGCGCGGCCGCATCATCGGCGCGCTCGGCGGCATGGCGGCGGAACAGGTCGTCTACGGCGTCGTCACGACCGGTGCGGAGAACGACCTGGAACAGGTCACCAACATCGCGCGCGGGATGGTCGCCCGCTGGGGGATGAGCGAGCGCGTCGGCCGCCTGTCCGCCCTCCCCGGCGACGCCCAACAGGCGTACGGCCTCTCGGCGGCCCCCCAGACCCTGGACGTGATCGAGCACGAGATGCGCCGGATCGTCGACGAGTGCTACGAGGAGGCGTGCCGCAAGCTGCGCGACCACCGCCCCCAACTGGACGCGCTCGCCCGGGCGTTGCTGGCGAACGAGACCCTGGAGGAGGCGGACGCGTACCGGGTCGCGGGGATCACACGAGCGGCGAGGGAGCCGGGCGCCTAG